A stretch of Myxococcus hansupus DNA encodes these proteins:
- a CDS encoding sigma-54-dependent transcriptional regulator → MSRILVIEDEPIIRTELRRLLVRAGHDVSEAGSVHEAAGDYPLDSFDLVLSDLRLPGAPGTDIIHMCPGVPVLIMTSYATVKSAVDAMKLGAVDYIAKPFDHDELLMQVERVLREGLLTRQNAALKREVEQAHPVSGMVGNSPAMHEVFERVRKVAPSPATVLVLRESGTGKELVARAIHAQSPRAEGPLVAVNCAAIPEGLLESELFGHEKGAFTGAQAAHPGLVEAAHGGTLFLDEIGELPAPAQARLLRMLQDGEVRRVGATRPRKVDVRIVAATHRDLPRRVQEGTFRQDLYFRLRVVEIRLPPLRERAEDVPALAKHLLEKASRKVGRPPVSLAPEALAALTTHPWPGNVRELENALERAVILADGPVVTAGLLALELPDTADSFASPAEATDPVAVATEEPTGSPDSMEEYFRRFVLENQDHLGETELAKRLGISRKTLWEKRQKLGIPRTRA, encoded by the coding sequence ATGAGCCGCATCCTGGTCATCGAAGACGAGCCCATCATCCGCACCGAGCTGCGCAGGCTGCTGGTGCGCGCGGGCCACGACGTGTCGGAAGCGGGCTCCGTGCACGAGGCGGCGGGCGACTACCCGCTGGACTCGTTCGACCTGGTGCTGTCGGACCTGCGCCTGCCGGGCGCCCCGGGGACGGACATCATCCACATGTGTCCGGGCGTGCCGGTCCTCATCATGACCAGCTACGCCACCGTGAAGTCGGCGGTGGACGCGATGAAGCTGGGCGCGGTGGACTACATCGCCAAGCCCTTCGACCACGACGAGCTGTTGATGCAGGTGGAGCGGGTGCTGCGCGAAGGCCTGCTGACGCGGCAGAACGCGGCGCTGAAGCGCGAGGTGGAGCAGGCCCACCCCGTCAGCGGAATGGTGGGCAACAGCCCCGCGATGCACGAGGTGTTCGAGCGCGTCCGCAAGGTGGCGCCCTCCCCCGCCACCGTGCTCGTCCTGCGCGAATCCGGCACCGGCAAGGAGCTGGTGGCCCGCGCCATCCACGCCCAGAGTCCCCGCGCCGAGGGGCCGCTGGTCGCGGTGAACTGCGCCGCGATTCCCGAGGGCCTCCTGGAGAGCGAGCTGTTCGGCCACGAGAAGGGCGCCTTCACCGGCGCGCAAGCCGCGCACCCGGGCCTGGTGGAAGCCGCCCACGGCGGCACGTTGTTCCTCGACGAGATTGGCGAGCTGCCCGCGCCCGCGCAGGCGCGCCTGTTGCGCATGCTTCAAGATGGTGAGGTGCGGCGGGTGGGCGCGACGCGGCCGCGCAAGGTGGACGTGCGCATCGTCGCGGCGACCCACCGGGATTTGCCCCGCCGCGTGCAGGAAGGGACGTTCCGCCAGGACCTCTACTTCCGCCTGCGCGTGGTGGAGATTCGCCTGCCGCCCCTGCGAGAGCGCGCCGAGGACGTGCCCGCGCTGGCGAAACACCTGCTGGAGAAGGCGAGCCGCAAGGTGGGCCGCCCGCCCGTGAGTCTGGCGCCCGAGGCCCTCGCCGCGCTGACCACGCACCCGTGGCCGGGCAACGTGCGCGAGCTGGAGAACGCGCTCGAGCGCGCCGTCATCCTCGCGGATGGGCCGGTGGTGACAGCGGGGCTGCTGGCGCTGGAGCTGCCCGACACGGCGGACAGCTTCGCGTCTCCCGCCGAAGCCACTGACCCGGTCGCCGTCGCCACCGAGGAGCCCACCGGCTCCCCGGACTCCATGGAGGAGTACTTCCGCCGCTTCGTCCTCGAGAACCAGGACCACCTGGGCGAGACGGAGCTGGCCAAGCGGCTGGGCATCAGCCGCAAGACGCTGTGGGAGAAACGCCAGAAGCTGGGCATCCCCCGCACGCGCGCGTGA
- a CDS encoding ATP-binding protein: MTLDLGSLVAASVAYLLVLFLVAYAAERGAIPARITQHPLVYALALGVYATSWSYFGSVGYAARHGFRYLGIYLGATLACLLVPVLWRPLLRLSRELQLTSLADVLAFRYPGQSTGTAVTLLLLAGSLPYLALQVRAVVESARVLSPSASPTLVGLGFCAVLTVFSVLFGARHLTPRERHEGLMLAIAFESAVKLVALVAVGLWAVSNVFGGVDGLRAWLDAHPEAIDGLQRPARDAPWAPLLVLSCAAAFLTPRSYHVAFTEAPEREGLATATWAFPLLLLVMNLMVPLVLWGGEAMGLPWPADFHVLAVPAAGGATWLALGAFLGGVSASSAMVIVTTLALAPMCLTHLVLPLGYARGQPHLYGWLLWARRLLIGIIILAGYGFHWLLNTRGTGLVDLGLVSFVAVAQFIPGVLGLLFWKRGTRAGLLTGMGVGAVLWFFTLVLPLWASPGVVAWTHRMAALLGFPVAEPWGFATFASLSLNTLAFVGVSLVTRQSAEETEAARTCTREEVAPAAGGVVAGSPEEFRRKLAPLLGEEAASAEVDRALTALALPPDERRPSELRRLRDGVERNLSGLLGPVLARMTVEEALRLEPGARTALAEQLRFVEERLRDARSMRGPVPALEAVRRYLRRILEDLPVGVCAVGPDGEVLIWNAAMEQLTRVPVDAARGHLLEALPATWGELLSRFASGADSDTEVRLTVSGVERTLRLHRSRLSPAEEGGGTSEGMALLVEDLTARKAVDARLAHQDRLASLGRVAAGVAHEIGNPLTAIASLTQNLKYDLDDPGAVQERAGLILQQCRRIDAIVRTLVTFSHEGTVGGQARPFTRVSVAQLLGEAMQLAQFARKQRGVSFEHRCPEGLEVEGDAQRLEQVLVNLLTNAMDASPERGVVELEADVHEGVVRLHIMDRGHGIPAELAQRIFEPFFTTKGPGEGTGLGLALAAGIVREHGGTMQVDRRQGGGTSVVVRLPGAPT; the protein is encoded by the coding sequence ATGACGCTTGACCTGGGCTCGCTCGTCGCCGCCTCGGTCGCGTACCTGCTGGTGCTCTTCCTGGTGGCCTACGCGGCGGAGCGCGGCGCCATCCCCGCGCGCATCACCCAGCACCCGCTCGTCTACGCGCTGGCCCTGGGCGTCTACGCCACGTCATGGTCCTACTTCGGCAGCGTGGGCTATGCGGCGAGGCACGGCTTCCGCTACCTCGGCATCTACCTGGGCGCCACGCTGGCATGCCTGCTGGTGCCCGTGTTGTGGCGCCCGCTCTTGCGCTTGTCGCGCGAGCTCCAGCTCACCTCCCTGGCGGATGTGCTGGCCTTCCGCTACCCGGGACAGAGCACCGGCACGGCGGTGACGCTGCTCCTGCTGGCGGGCAGCCTGCCCTACCTGGCCCTCCAGGTGCGCGCCGTCGTGGAGTCCGCGCGCGTGCTCAGCCCGTCCGCGTCCCCCACCCTGGTGGGCCTGGGCTTCTGCGCGGTGCTCACCGTCTTCTCCGTCCTCTTCGGCGCGCGGCACCTCACCCCGCGCGAGCGGCACGAAGGCCTGATGCTGGCCATCGCCTTCGAGTCCGCGGTGAAGCTGGTGGCCCTGGTGGCCGTGGGCCTCTGGGCCGTCTCCAACGTGTTCGGCGGCGTGGACGGGCTGCGCGCCTGGCTGGACGCGCACCCGGAAGCCATCGACGGCCTGCAGCGCCCCGCGCGCGATGCACCCTGGGCGCCGCTGCTGGTGCTGTCCTGCGCCGCCGCCTTCCTCACGCCGCGCAGCTACCACGTCGCCTTCACCGAGGCCCCGGAGCGCGAGGGGCTGGCCACCGCCACCTGGGCCTTCCCGCTGCTGCTGCTGGTGATGAACCTCATGGTGCCGCTGGTGCTGTGGGGCGGCGAGGCGATGGGCCTGCCGTGGCCCGCGGACTTCCACGTGCTGGCCGTGCCCGCGGCGGGCGGCGCCACGTGGCTGGCGCTGGGGGCCTTCCTGGGCGGCGTCTCCGCGTCCAGCGCCATGGTCATCGTCACCACGCTGGCCCTGGCGCCCATGTGCCTCACGCACCTGGTGCTGCCCCTGGGGTACGCGCGCGGACAGCCGCACCTGTACGGCTGGCTGCTGTGGGCGCGCCGCCTGCTCATCGGCATCATCATCCTGGCCGGCTACGGCTTCCACTGGCTGCTGAACACGCGCGGCACGGGGCTGGTGGACCTGGGCCTGGTGTCCTTCGTCGCGGTGGCGCAGTTCATCCCCGGCGTGCTGGGGCTGCTGTTCTGGAAGCGTGGCACGCGCGCGGGCCTGCTGACGGGCATGGGCGTGGGCGCGGTGCTGTGGTTCTTCACGTTGGTGCTGCCGCTGTGGGCCTCGCCGGGCGTCGTCGCGTGGACGCACCGGATGGCGGCGCTGCTGGGCTTCCCGGTCGCGGAGCCCTGGGGCTTCGCCACCTTCGCGTCCCTCTCGCTCAACACGCTCGCCTTCGTCGGCGTGTCGCTGGTCACGCGCCAGTCCGCCGAGGAGACCGAGGCCGCGCGGACCTGCACCCGCGAGGAAGTGGCCCCCGCGGCGGGAGGCGTGGTGGCGGGCTCGCCCGAGGAGTTCCGGCGCAAGCTGGCGCCGCTGCTGGGCGAGGAGGCCGCGTCCGCGGAGGTGGACCGCGCGCTGACGGCGTTGGCCCTGCCTCCGGACGAGCGCCGCCCCTCCGAGCTGCGCCGCCTGCGCGACGGCGTGGAGCGCAACCTGTCCGGCCTGCTGGGGCCGGTGCTCGCCCGGATGACGGTGGAAGAAGCGCTGCGCCTGGAGCCGGGCGCGCGCACCGCCCTGGCGGAGCAGCTCCGCTTCGTGGAGGAGCGCCTGCGCGACGCGCGGAGCATGCGCGGCCCCGTGCCCGCCCTGGAGGCCGTGCGCCGCTACCTGCGCCGCATCCTGGAGGACCTGCCAGTGGGCGTCTGCGCCGTGGGGCCGGATGGCGAGGTCCTCATCTGGAACGCGGCGATGGAGCAGCTCACCCGCGTGCCGGTGGACGCCGCGCGAGGCCACCTGCTGGAGGCGCTCCCCGCGACCTGGGGCGAGCTCCTGTCCCGCTTCGCCAGCGGGGCGGACAGCGACACCGAGGTGCGGCTCACCGTGTCCGGCGTCGAGCGCACCCTGCGGCTGCACCGCTCCCGGCTGTCCCCCGCCGAGGAAGGCGGCGGCACGTCCGAGGGCATGGCCTTGCTGGTGGAGGACCTGACGGCGCGCAAGGCCGTGGACGCGCGGCTGGCCCACCAGGACCGGCTGGCCTCGCTGGGCCGCGTGGCCGCCGGCGTGGCGCATGAGATTGGCAATCCCCTGACAGCCATCGCCAGCCTGACGCAGAACCTCAAGTACGACCTGGATGACCCGGGCGCGGTGCAGGAGCGCGCGGGGCTCATCCTCCAGCAGTGCCGGCGCATCGACGCCATCGTCCGGACGTTGGTGACGTTCAGCCACGAAGGCACGGTGGGTGGACAAGCGCGGCCCTTCACGCGGGTGTCCGTGGCCCAACTGCTCGGAGAGGCGATGCAGCTCGCCCAGTTCGCACGCAAGCAACGTGGAGTGAGCTTCGAGCACCGCTGCCCGGAAGGCCTGGAGGTCGAAGGCGACGCGCAGCGGCTGGAGCAGGTGCTCGTCAACCTGCTCACGAACGCGATGGACGCGTCTCCGGAGCGCGGCGTGGTGGAGCTGGAAGCGGACGTCCACGAGGGCGTCGTGCGTTTGCACATCATGGACCGGGGGCATGGGATTCCCGCCGAACTGGCGCAGCGAATCTTCGAACCCTTCTTCACGACGAAGGGTCCCGGCGAGGGAACAGGCCTGGGCCTGGCGCTCGCCGCGGGCATCGTCCGGGAGCACGGCGGAACAATGCAGGTGGACAGACGACAGGGGGGCGGGACTAGCGTCGTGGTGCGCCTTCCGGGGGCCCCGACATGA
- a CDS encoding GNAT family N-acetyltransferase yields METTPAGDFGPPRDERELAAVADIMVHSYAMSPADSAAWMQRTTRSDLRVLREGGHVAGSLVHIPMGQWYGGRSVPVIGVGGVGVSPVHRGRGTATRLMQHLLREARASGAPLSVLYPATQPLYRRVGYEHAGARYELRVQVPSLDFTERTLALRAIEAADTPAILQAYQRFARHRTGWLDRTDFSWSRVRNLRGEVAHGYLVEGQDGVEGYLYVIRRPVKDFKQELFLTDVVAHTPAAARRILSFLGDHRSLAMEASWYGGVDDPLLLLLREQTYSVKLYMHWMVRVLDVASALQARGWPEGLTGTLHLEVEDDLFPENTGRYVLDVADGQAKVHRGGDGRLRLHVKSLAPLYAGHLNAESLRAMGALEADDASVRVAGALFAGPPPSLRDMF; encoded by the coding sequence ATGGAGACGACGCCTGCTGGTGATTTCGGGCCGCCGCGAGACGAACGCGAGCTGGCCGCTGTCGCGGACATCATGGTGCATTCGTACGCGATGTCCCCGGCGGACAGCGCCGCGTGGATGCAGCGGACGACGCGGTCGGACCTGCGGGTGTTGCGCGAGGGCGGCCACGTGGCGGGCTCGTTGGTGCACATCCCCATGGGGCAGTGGTACGGCGGGCGCAGCGTGCCTGTCATCGGCGTGGGTGGCGTGGGCGTGTCGCCCGTGCACCGGGGGCGGGGCACCGCCACGCGGCTCATGCAGCACCTCCTGCGCGAGGCGCGCGCGTCGGGCGCGCCGCTGTCCGTGCTGTACCCCGCGACGCAGCCGCTCTACCGGCGCGTGGGCTATGAGCACGCGGGCGCGCGTTACGAGCTTCGCGTCCAGGTTCCTTCACTGGACTTCACGGAGCGGACGCTGGCGCTGAGGGCCATCGAGGCGGCGGACACGCCCGCCATCCTCCAGGCTTACCAGCGGTTCGCGCGCCATCGCACGGGCTGGTTGGACCGGACCGACTTCTCGTGGAGCCGCGTCCGGAACCTGCGCGGAGAGGTGGCGCATGGCTACCTCGTGGAGGGGCAGGACGGCGTGGAGGGCTACCTCTACGTCATCCGCAGGCCGGTGAAGGACTTCAAGCAGGAGCTGTTCCTCACCGACGTGGTGGCCCACACGCCGGCCGCGGCGCGGCGGATTCTGAGCTTCCTGGGCGACCACCGCTCCCTGGCCATGGAGGCGAGTTGGTACGGCGGCGTGGATGACCCGCTGCTCCTGCTGCTGCGTGAGCAGACGTACTCCGTGAAGCTCTACATGCACTGGATGGTGCGCGTGCTGGACGTGGCGTCCGCGCTGCAGGCGCGGGGCTGGCCGGAGGGCCTCACCGGGACGCTCCACCTGGAGGTGGAGGACGACCTCTTCCCGGAGAACACCGGGCGCTACGTGCTGGACGTGGCGGACGGACAGGCGAAGGTCCACCGTGGGGGCGACGGGCGGTTGCGGCTGCACGTGAAGTCGCTGGCCCCGCTGTACGCGGGCCACCTGAACGCCGAGTCCCTTCGCGCCATGGGGGCGCTGGAGGCGGACGATGCCTCGGTGCGCGTGGCCGGGGCGCTCTTCGCGGGCCCTCCACCTTCGCTGCGCGACATGTTCTGA
- a CDS encoding NAD-dependent epimerase/dehydratase family protein: MRAFVTGGSGFVGRHLLTALKVRGTPARALARSTAAMEAVAAAGAEPVDGDLSDVEKLRAGMEGCDTVFHSAAYVKGAGARSEFYEANVRGTERVLEAARAAGVKRLVHVSTEAVLVDGTPLVKVDETMPLPERPIGDYPSTKGEAERRVLSVNSEDFVTVAVRPRFVWGAGDTSLFPQFAEAVRAGRFRWFSGGRYLTSTCHVANCVEGMLLAAEKGRGGEAYFLTDGEPVEFRAFITAMLAARGVDAGSRTLPYGVAATVATVGDLLWGTLGLPGRPPLTRTEVLLMGREVTVRDDKARAELGYEGRRSREEGLREMKAEHESAASRML, translated from the coding sequence ATGCGGGCATTCGTCACCGGTGGTTCTGGCTTCGTGGGTCGACACCTCCTCACCGCGCTGAAGGTGCGGGGGACGCCGGCCCGGGCGCTCGCGCGCTCCACCGCGGCCATGGAGGCGGTGGCGGCGGCCGGCGCGGAGCCCGTCGATGGGGATTTGTCCGACGTGGAGAAGCTGCGGGCGGGCATGGAGGGCTGCGACACCGTCTTCCACTCCGCCGCGTACGTGAAGGGCGCTGGCGCGCGCAGCGAGTTCTACGAAGCGAACGTGCGCGGCACCGAGCGCGTGCTGGAGGCCGCGCGCGCCGCGGGCGTGAAGCGCCTGGTCCACGTCAGCACGGAGGCCGTGCTCGTGGATGGCACGCCGCTGGTGAAGGTGGACGAGACGATGCCGCTGCCCGAGCGCCCCATCGGGGACTACCCCTCCACCAAGGGGGAGGCGGAGCGGCGGGTGTTGAGCGTGAATTCGGAGGACTTCGTCACCGTGGCCGTGCGGCCCCGCTTCGTGTGGGGCGCGGGGGACACGTCGCTGTTCCCCCAGTTCGCGGAGGCGGTGCGCGCGGGGCGCTTCCGCTGGTTCAGCGGCGGGCGTTACCTGACGTCCACCTGCCACGTGGCCAACTGCGTGGAGGGCATGTTGCTCGCGGCGGAGAAGGGGCGCGGCGGCGAGGCGTACTTCCTCACCGACGGGGAACCCGTGGAGTTCCGCGCGTTCATCACCGCGATGCTCGCGGCCCGGGGCGTGGACGCGGGCTCGCGCACGCTGCCGTACGGCGTGGCGGCGACGGTGGCCACGGTGGGAGACCTGCTGTGGGGCACCCTGGGGCTCCCGGGGCGGCCTCCGCTCACCCGCACCGAGGTGCTCCTCATGGGGCGCGAGGTGACGGTCCGGGACGACAAGGCTCGCGCCGAGCTGGGGTATGAGGGCCGCCGCTCCCGCGAGGAGGGGCTCCGGGAAATGAAGGCGGAGCACGAGAGCGCCGCGTCGCGTATGCTCTGA
- a CDS encoding WGR domain-containing protein: MRRFEFVEGSSSKFWEPELQGNTFIVTFGRIGTAGQRREKAFADEAGARKEYDKKVAEKVREGYREVTEGGAPAAAAPTPPPPPKKAELPRRVPVATPTPESLKAAAEALAALRARLGWRSWEVTSRARRARRALQALGGVDPAAHPELAGTFSALMERVVASPKDGRLPLRHALGLLGVLDVAAFVRAAEVWLKSPTAVPAATALARQATELGQPELALRLGLLLSDRPGQAGAPSEDGWSKRWTSLRPHVEDHLSSKGGALAAWIQSVDAAGDAHLAGRLTRLGA; the protein is encoded by the coding sequence ATGCGCAGGTTCGAGTTCGTCGAAGGCAGCAGCTCCAAGTTCTGGGAGCCGGAGCTTCAGGGCAACACCTTCATCGTCACGTTCGGCCGCATCGGTACCGCGGGCCAGCGGCGGGAGAAGGCCTTCGCGGATGAGGCCGGCGCCCGGAAGGAATACGACAAGAAGGTCGCGGAGAAGGTGCGGGAGGGCTACCGCGAGGTGACGGAGGGTGGCGCCCCCGCGGCCGCCGCGCCCACGCCACCCCCGCCGCCGAAGAAGGCCGAGCTGCCCCGGCGCGTGCCCGTCGCCACCCCCACGCCCGAGTCGCTGAAGGCCGCCGCCGAGGCGCTGGCCGCGCTGAGGGCCCGGCTGGGCTGGCGAAGCTGGGAGGTGACGTCCCGCGCGCGTCGCGCGAGGCGTGCACTGCAGGCCCTGGGCGGCGTGGACCCCGCGGCCCACCCGGAGCTGGCGGGGACCTTCTCCGCGCTGATGGAGCGCGTGGTCGCGTCGCCGAAGGACGGCCGCTTGCCGCTTCGTCACGCGCTCGGGCTGCTGGGCGTGCTGGACGTGGCGGCCTTCGTTCGCGCGGCCGAGGTGTGGCTCAAGTCGCCCACCGCCGTTCCCGCGGCCACCGCCCTGGCCCGTCAGGCGACGGAGCTGGGCCAGCCGGAGCTGGCGCTGCGGCTGGGGCTGCTGCTCTCGGACCGGCCGGGGCAGGCGGGGGCACCGTCGGAGGATGGCTGGAGCAAGCGGTGGACGTCGCTGCGTCCCCACGTGGAGGACCACCTGTCCTCCAAGGGGGGGGCGCTGGCCGCGTGGATTCAGTCGGTGGACGCCGCGGGCGACGCGCACCTCGCCGGACGATTGACGCGCCTGGGGGCCTGA
- a CDS encoding substrate-binding domain-containing protein yields the protein MKPAVLIIIGVLTALGGALYLSSRHTHGSPREVRPEARAPVSTPRGVRTEITFLYSTEKQAWVEEAAKDFQKANPLIRVNLVGRGSLEAAQAILEGRERPTVWSPADSAVLRMLESDWATDTAREPLFAADGDAAPRPLVVTPLVFVAWEERAEVLTRARGSGAVSWKLIQEAVSSDRGWPAVGGKPEWGFVKLGHTNPTHSNSGLQALLLAALEFYGKQGGLTVADLLEPRFQTWLSELERGVGRFELTTGALMADMVRFGPDRYDVAAVYENLAIAQLAQPQGPWGALKVLYPPLTFWSDHPAAVLQGEWVLPRQREAALEWLRYLRSRPVQQRALAYGFRPADPTVPVRADAEESPFQRMEARGIQVDVPPSAEVPDGAVVRNLLTLWSRRVGNARAP from the coding sequence ATGAAGCCCGCGGTCCTCATCATCATCGGAGTGCTCACGGCGTTGGGCGGGGCGCTCTACTTGTCCTCGCGCCACACGCACGGGAGTCCGCGAGAGGTGCGCCCCGAGGCGCGCGCGCCCGTCTCCACGCCGCGGGGCGTGCGGACCGAAATCACCTTCCTCTACAGCACGGAGAAGCAGGCGTGGGTGGAGGAGGCCGCCAAGGACTTCCAGAAAGCCAATCCGCTCATCCGCGTGAACCTGGTGGGCCGGGGCTCGCTGGAGGCGGCGCAGGCCATCCTCGAAGGCCGTGAGCGCCCCACCGTGTGGAGTCCCGCGGACAGCGCGGTGCTGCGGATGCTGGAGTCGGATTGGGCGACGGACACCGCGCGCGAGCCGCTGTTCGCCGCGGACGGTGACGCCGCGCCGCGGCCCCTGGTCGTCACCCCGCTGGTCTTCGTGGCGTGGGAGGAGCGGGCGGAGGTGCTGACGCGGGCCCGTGGGAGCGGCGCCGTGTCTTGGAAGCTCATCCAGGAGGCGGTCTCGAGCGACCGGGGCTGGCCCGCGGTGGGTGGCAAGCCCGAGTGGGGTTTCGTGAAGCTGGGCCACACCAACCCGACGCACTCCAACTCCGGACTCCAGGCGCTGCTGCTGGCGGCGCTGGAGTTCTACGGGAAGCAGGGTGGGCTGACGGTGGCGGACCTGCTGGAGCCCCGGTTCCAGACGTGGTTGAGCGAGCTGGAGCGGGGCGTGGGACGCTTCGAGCTGACGACCGGCGCGCTGATGGCGGACATGGTCCGCTTCGGTCCGGACCGCTACGACGTCGCGGCGGTCTACGAGAACCTGGCCATCGCCCAGCTCGCCCAGCCACAGGGGCCGTGGGGCGCGCTGAAGGTCCTCTATCCGCCGCTCACGTTCTGGAGCGACCATCCCGCGGCGGTGTTGCAGGGCGAGTGGGTGTTGCCCCGGCAGCGGGAAGCCGCGCTGGAGTGGCTTCGCTACCTGCGCAGCCGGCCCGTGCAGCAGCGCGCGCTGGCCTACGGGTTCCGGCCGGCGGACCCGACGGTGCCCGTGCGGGCCGACGCGGAGGAGAGCCCCTTCCAGCGCATGGAGGCGCGGGGCATCCAGGTGGACGTGCCGCCCAGCGCGGAGGTGCCGGACGGCGCGGTGGTCCGCAACCTGCTCACGCTATGGTCTCGCAGGGTGGGCAACGCGCGAGCGCCCTGA
- a CDS encoding M14 family metallopeptidase gives MNYTDYAKRIRAHGQLAEVSEYGRVTEGDQDYPLFRLIVPGERWLVITSGFHGEEPAGPLTLAEHFPQVAAYAVERGVGLRVYPCINPSGFEAGTRYNRSGEKPNNDFLRYEVAPGEWVGELHVERPILRWALYDGGPKETRAIRSELARYPAPAAALDIHQDDYLGGSSTYAYTFGDKAAYRPLVEASAKHVTVVRSQKVDDHSFTDADGLIEYHDGSVTDWYSRQGVPYTAALETTTPTPLAVCDAVNLVWIRGFIDLAARRG, from the coding sequence GTGAATTACACCGACTACGCCAAGCGGATCCGCGCCCACGGCCAGCTCGCGGAGGTTTCCGAGTACGGACGGGTGACGGAGGGAGACCAGGACTACCCCCTCTTCCGGCTCATCGTGCCGGGAGAACGTTGGCTGGTCATCACCTCCGGCTTCCACGGGGAGGAACCCGCGGGGCCGCTGACGCTGGCCGAGCACTTTCCCCAGGTGGCGGCCTACGCCGTGGAGCGCGGCGTGGGCCTGCGCGTCTACCCCTGCATCAACCCCTCCGGCTTCGAGGCGGGGACCCGCTACAACCGCAGCGGCGAGAAGCCCAACAACGACTTCCTCCGCTACGAGGTCGCCCCGGGTGAATGGGTGGGCGAGCTGCACGTGGAGCGGCCCATCCTCCGCTGGGCGCTCTACGACGGCGGCCCCAAGGAGACGCGGGCGATTCGCAGCGAGCTGGCGCGCTACCCCGCTCCGGCCGCCGCGCTCGACATCCACCAGGACGACTACCTGGGCGGGTCCTCGACGTACGCGTACACCTTCGGGGACAAGGCCGCGTACCGCCCGCTGGTGGAGGCCAGCGCGAAGCACGTCACGGTGGTGCGCAGCCAGAAGGTGGACGACCACAGCTTCACCGACGCGGACGGCCTCATCGAGTACCACGACGGCAGCGTCACCGACTGGTACTCGCGCCAGGGCGTGCCCTACACCGCCGCGCTGGAGACGACGACGCCCACGCCGCTCGCCGTGTGTGACGCGGTGAACCTCGTCTGGATTCGCGGCTTCATCGACCTGGCCGCGCGCCGGGGCTGA
- a CDS encoding Spy/CpxP family protein refolding chaperone, whose translation MMKRFAIAGSALLAVALLSGFAFRSGPRWGKDPERVKQMVTWKLDDKLDTLDATASQKQAIHAVKDRLFTDGVQVMQEHHAARDEAFQQLASDTPDRQKLHALVDARIEALRAFAHKATDAALEVHGTLTPAQRKELADEFRQRMGQ comes from the coding sequence ATGATGAAGAGATTCGCCATCGCCGGCTCCGCGCTGCTCGCCGTCGCCCTGCTCAGCGGCTTCGCGTTCCGCTCCGGTCCCCGTTGGGGCAAGGACCCCGAGCGCGTGAAGCAGATGGTGACGTGGAAGCTCGACGACAAGCTGGACACGTTGGACGCCACCGCGTCGCAGAAACAGGCCATCCACGCCGTGAAGGACCGGCTGTTCACCGACGGCGTGCAGGTGATGCAGGAGCACCACGCCGCGCGCGACGAGGCCTTCCAACAGCTCGCGTCGGACACGCCGGACCGGCAGAAGCTGCACGCCCTGGTGGATGCCCGCATCGAGGCCCTGCGCGCCTTCGCACACAAGGCGACGGACGCGGCCCTGGAGGTCCACGGCACGTTGACGCCCGCGCAGCGCAAGGAGCTGGCCGACGAGTTCCGCCAGCGCATGGGCCAGTAG